A genome region from Acidimicrobiales bacterium includes the following:
- a CDS encoding MoaD/ThiS family protein yields MVVLRLFAAAREAAGTGRAELPGTTVSEILDEARARFGDDFAQVLAASRVWVNGEPAAGDCPVAEADEVAVLPPVSGGAC; encoded by the coding sequence ATGGTCGTCCTCCGCCTGTTCGCGGCGGCGAGGGAAGCGGCGGGCACCGGCCGCGCCGAGCTGCCTGGCACCACGGTCTCCGAGATCCTGGACGAGGCCCGCGCCCGCTTCGGCGACGACTTCGCCCAGGTGCTGGCCGCGAGCCGGGTCTGGGTCAACGGGGAGCCGGCTGCGGGCGACTGCCCGGTGGCCGAGGCCGACGAGGTCGCCGTCCTGCCTCCGGTGTCGGGTGGGGCCTGCTGA
- a CDS encoding MaoC/PaaZ C-terminal domain-containing protein yields the protein MALPLDKLGTVFEERTAVIDPERVKAYAAATNDDNPAYTSGKYAPPVFGVVPTWEAMQQAVVIVPPEALMMVVHGEQDMHFHQPLVPGLGITTRAEAFNIRPVKSGTRYTIKVRSTTTSGGEPVLDQYVTMFIRGMADGESGGPDNPDHTFPRASRSAPVGEDSVHVDDDQTFRYRDASGDMMPIHVDDAFAKSVGLPGIIAHGLCTMAMSSQAVVRLGADGDPSRVRRLAVRFAGNVFPGDDVITTVYDAGAADGRQVYAFEASSRGDRVITHGRAEVGA from the coding sequence ATGGCGCTGCCGCTGGACAAGCTGGGGACCGTCTTCGAGGAGCGCACGGCAGTCATCGACCCTGAGCGGGTCAAGGCCTACGCCGCGGCGACCAACGACGACAATCCGGCCTACACCTCGGGCAAGTACGCCCCGCCTGTCTTCGGGGTGGTGCCCACCTGGGAGGCCATGCAGCAGGCCGTGGTCATCGTCCCGCCGGAGGCGCTCATGATGGTCGTGCACGGCGAGCAGGACATGCACTTCCACCAGCCGCTCGTGCCCGGCCTCGGGATCACCACCAGGGCGGAGGCGTTCAACATCCGTCCCGTCAAGTCGGGCACGCGCTACACCATCAAGGTGCGGAGCACGACCACCTCCGGCGGGGAGCCGGTGCTCGACCAGTACGTGACCATGTTCATACGGGGCATGGCCGACGGGGAGAGCGGAGGCCCGGACAACCCGGACCATACCTTTCCGCGAGCGTCGCGATCGGCGCCGGTGGGCGAGGACTCCGTGCACGTGGACGACGACCAGACCTTCCGGTACCGGGATGCCTCTGGGGACATGATGCCGATCCACGTGGACGACGCCTTCGCCAAGAGCGTGGGACTGCCGGGCATCATCGCCCACGGGCTGTGCACGATGGCGATGTCCAGTCAGGCTGTCGTGAGGCTGGGAGCCGATGGGGACCCGAGTCGCGTGCGGCGACTGGCCGTGCGCTTCGCGGGCAACGTCTTCCCTGGCGACGACGTGATCACGACGGTGTACGACGCCGGTGCCGCCGACGGACGACAGGTCTACGCCTTCGAGGCCTCCAGCCGGGGTGATCGGGTGATCACCCATGGTCGGGCCGAGGTCGGCGCCTGA
- a CDS encoding M48 family metallopeptidase, with protein MEVEVVRSARRRRTVQARQVGDILRVSIPSTMSKAEEDRWVAEMVGRVGRRSAAESVDLERRAQTLAARYRLPPAQSVRWVDNQQWRWGSCTPADGSVRISTRLAGLPGWVLDYVIIHELAHLEVPRHNRDFWAIVSRYPRSERAQGYLMAKGMDDLDAPGDVDPPAPTPSPRRRRQFTPDPAQGQLPW; from the coding sequence GTGGAGGTGGAGGTCGTTCGCAGCGCCCGGCGACGGCGCACCGTGCAGGCCCGGCAGGTCGGCGACATCTTGCGGGTCTCGATCCCTTCCACGATGAGCAAGGCCGAGGAGGACCGCTGGGTGGCCGAGATGGTCGGCCGGGTCGGGCGGAGGAGCGCGGCCGAGAGCGTCGACCTCGAGCGCCGGGCCCAGACCCTGGCCGCCCGCTACCGGCTCCCCCCGGCTCAGAGCGTCCGATGGGTCGACAACCAGCAGTGGCGCTGGGGGTCGTGCACGCCGGCCGACGGCTCCGTTCGGATCTCGACCCGGCTCGCCGGTCTGCCAGGGTGGGTCCTCGACTACGTCATCATCCACGAGCTGGCCCATCTGGAGGTCCCCCGCCACAACCGGGACTTCTGGGCCATCGTGAGCCGCTATCCCCGGTCCGAGCGGGCGCAGGGCTACCTGATGGCGAAGGGGATGGACGACCTCGACGCGCCCGGCGACGTCGATCCGCCGGCACCCACCCCCTCCCCCCGTCGCCGCCGGCAGTTCACCCCGGACCCGGCCCAGGGGCAGCTGCCGTGGTGA